The genomic segment TGAGAGAGGGTGTCTATTATTAAAGAATGAGGTTGACGGACAGCTTTATATGGAAGTATTGCAAGATGTCAACTTCAATCAGCTTCAAGTAATACCATCGCTTCTCTTTACTGAGAGTAAGGAACTCTGTCATGAAATTGTCCAGTATGTTATCAGAACTAATGAAACCGTAGTTATTCATGACGCCTGTTTAGATGTTAACTGGCAAAATAATCCTTATATTATTGATAACCAGATTAAATCAGTATTGTGTATGCCGGTTTTCTATCAAAACCGGCTCAAGAGTGTAGTGTATCTAGAAAATAATCTTTCTGACAATGTATTTACATCGGAAAGGTTGGAGACCCTAAAAATCTTATCATCTCAGGCATCTATTTCAATTGAAAATGCCAGACTTTACGAAAACATGGAGGAGAAAGTCAGGGAGAGAACAATCCAATTAAATAATGCTAATGAAAAACTCAGAGAGTTATCACTGCATGACCCATTGACAAGTTTACATAATCGAAGGTATGCTTTTGAGTTTGTATACAGCAAAATAACCCAATTTATCGGAAACAAAGCAATGCTATTAAATGATAGAGAAAAAAGGAAACAGTCAATTGATGAAAATGTTATTGGAGTGTTTCTAATTGATATAGATCATTTTAAGGAAGTTAATGATACCTATGGGCATTCAGCTGGAGATAGTGTATTGATTTCCATATCAAAAGTTCTCAAGCAGATGGTAAGAGCTGATGATATCTTAGTGCGGTGGGGGGGAGAAGAATTTTTAATCATTCTATATAACGTAAAACCGGAATATTTGGACAAGTTTTCAAAACGAGTAATTGAAGAGGTAAATAAAACTCCTATAGAAATATCCCCAAATAAAACGATAAATAAAACTTGTTCCATAGGATATGTTCAGATGCCTCTGGAGATAACCACTCCTGACCTTCTAAACCTGGAGCAGATGATAAACATAAGTGATTATGCTTTGTATTGTGCTAAAGAGAAAGGAAGAAACTGTGCAGCTCACTTTAGACTAATAAAATCTATTGGAACGGAAGATGAGCTCAAAGATTGTTTAATGAATCTGTCAAAAGATACAAAACTAAATGAAGAATATTTTAAAATAGAATTTATCTGAAATATGTTATTTGTAAAGGTAATCAACATTTTTTAAAAATGATTAGTCATGATCAAAATAATAATGGGGGCAGAATATGATTAAAAAGGTTAGTATACCTATTTCCGGAAAGACTTTTAAAAATAATGCAAATTATTGTGTAGGTACCGGCAGGATGGCTTTGGCACTGCAAAAGGAATATATCGACCATCTGGAAGTGGTGCAGAATGCTATCCACTTTCGCTATATTCGGGGCCACGGGATATTTTCCGATGATTTCGGTATATATCGTGAGTATGAAATAGATGGAAAAACCAGTATATTTTACAATTTTACATACCTTGACCGAGTTATGGATACGTATCTTGAGAATGGAATCAGACCCTTCATTGAACTTGGTTTTATGCCAGAAAAGCTTAAAACCGGTGAACAAACAGTGTTCTATTGGAAAGGCAATGTGACACCACCTGTATCTTATGAAAAATGGGCGGATTTAATATCAAATACTTTAACCCATTTGATTGAAAGGTATGGCAGGGACGAGGTGATAACCTGGCCGATTGAGGTGTGGAATGAACCCAATATTATTTTTTGGGCAGGCACTATGGAAGAATACTTCAAGCTTTATAAGTATTCAGCTGAAGCTGTAAAAAGTGTGGACCCCCGCATTCAGGTGGGTGGGCCTTCCATTTGCGGTATTGATACCGAGCATTGGCTGAGGTCATTTTTCGAGCACTGTATAGATAATAATCTGCCGTTGGACTTTATTACCCGTCACTGTTATACAGCCAATGAGCCTACCCAAAATGGACATTATATGCACCATACCCTAAATAAACCTACACATATGGTTGAAGAGCTAAAAGAAACCCGCCGGATTATGTCGGATTACCCGCAAATTGCAGCTTTGCCGCTGCATATAACGGAGTTTAACAGCTCCTATTTTCCAATATGTCCTGTACATGATACTGATTTCCATGCAGCATACATAGCACGTATTCTAAGTGAAGCAGGTGAATATGCTGATTCTTATTCCTATTGGACATTTAGTGATGTATTCGAGGAGTGGGACGTTCCAAAATCAGTGTTCCACGGGGGATTTGGTCTGGTTGCCCTTAATTCTATTAAAAAACCGACATTTTATGCTTTTGAATTTTTCTCCAATGCCGGAAGTGAGTTATTATACCGTGATGAGAACCTTATTGTAACTAAAAATGATGAAAAGTATGTAATTATCGGTTGGAACTTCCATGATTTGCGTGATCACAAAACTAGTTCAGACGTAAGCTATGTACTGTCATTACCTTCTATAGGTAAACAGGCACTGATTATAAAAAAGGATGTGGGAGGAGCAAATGCCAACCCAATGAAAACATGGAGCAATATGGGCAAACCACGTAGCCTTAGCAAAGAGCAATTGAAAATACTTAAGGCTTCTTCCGAACCTCTTCAAACAGATGCGAAGCTGATAGAACAAAACGGAAACTATGAAGTGGAAGTGACAATCCCGTGCAATCATCTATGTATGCTGGAAATCACTCCTGTAAACGATATGACAGACACCTATCTGGGCTATGAACCTGATGAGTTTTATGGGATATAATGAGCTTATGACATGACTGCGAATCTTCTTTATATTAATGAAATGCCTAATTAAGTACGATAATTATGTTAGTGCATTATTTGTACCAACTTATAAATGGAAGGTGGATTTTTATAATGAAAGTTTTGCGTAAGTCAATAGCGTTGCTGTTAGTTTTAAGCTGTATATTCGCAATTTCAGCATGTGACAATTCATCGACGAAGAAAACTGATAAAACAAAAGATTCTGAATCATCTAAAGTTTTATCAAGAAATCCACAGGGAGGGCTGACTCCAATGGAGGATG from the Pseudobacteroides sp. genome contains:
- a CDS encoding GH39 family glycosyl hydrolase; this encodes MIKKVSIPISGKTFKNNANYCVGTGRMALALQKEYIDHLEVVQNAIHFRYIRGHGIFSDDFGIYREYEIDGKTSIFYNFTYLDRVMDTYLENGIRPFIELGFMPEKLKTGEQTVFYWKGNVTPPVSYEKWADLISNTLTHLIERYGRDEVITWPIEVWNEPNIIFWAGTMEEYFKLYKYSAEAVKSVDPRIQVGGPSICGIDTEHWLRSFFEHCIDNNLPLDFITRHCYTANEPTQNGHYMHHTLNKPTHMVEELKETRRIMSDYPQIAALPLHITEFNSSYFPICPVHDTDFHAAYIARILSEAGEYADSYSYWTFSDVFEEWDVPKSVFHGGFGLVALNSIKKPTFYAFEFFSNAGSELLYRDENLIVTKNDEKYVIIGWNFHDLRDHKTSSDVSYVLSLPSIGKQALIIKKDVGGANANPMKTWSNMGKPRSLSKEQLKILKASSEPLQTDAKLIEQNGNYEVEVTIPCNHLCMLEITPVNDMTDTYLGYEPDEFYGI